From one Haloferax marinisediminis genomic stretch:
- a CDS encoding alpha/beta fold hydrolase codes for MDLDYGMLDGRRPYYRFGDVDGDPLLVLPGLSDAFQRGEPNRSTAMALTGLFREFSDRDVWVVGRRKHLPVGSSTRDMAAAYATIIDEEDLWPADVIGVSMGGLVAQYLAADYPDYVGSVAIVSAGTRLGGHGEEAVKRWRNWAGKGKWSDVLADTEREAADGYEKTIAPPLIEFAGRFADFRPEVPADVVLSCTASLEHDSREVLDSITAPTLVAAGSADRLFPEPRIRELKDGIDDSTLALFTGVGHNLATSEPRKLNGIVKRFFEGFRGDGLYP; via the coding sequence ATGGACCTCGACTACGGCATGCTCGACGGCCGGCGTCCCTACTACCGCTTTGGTGACGTCGACGGCGACCCACTGCTCGTCCTCCCCGGCCTCTCCGACGCCTTCCAGCGTGGCGAACCGAACCGAAGCACAGCGATGGCGCTCACCGGTCTCTTCCGTGAGTTCTCCGACCGTGACGTCTGGGTCGTCGGCCGGCGCAAACACCTCCCTGTCGGGTCGTCGACTCGGGATATGGCGGCCGCATACGCGACCATCATCGACGAAGAAGACCTGTGGCCCGCAGACGTTATCGGCGTCTCGATGGGTGGCCTCGTCGCCCAGTATCTCGCCGCAGACTACCCCGACTACGTCGGGTCTGTCGCCATCGTCTCGGCCGGGACTCGTCTCGGTGGCCACGGCGAAGAAGCGGTGAAGCGATGGCGGAACTGGGCAGGAAAAGGCAAGTGGAGCGACGTTCTCGCAGACACCGAGCGGGAAGCAGCAGATGGCTACGAGAAGACCATCGCCCCACCGCTCATCGAATTCGCCGGTCGATTCGCCGACTTCCGTCCGGAGGTTCCTGCCGACGTGGTCCTCTCCTGTACCGCCAGTCTCGAACACGACTCCCGGGAGGTTCTCGACAGCATCACCGCACCGACCCTCGTCGCGGCGGGCAGCGCAGACCGACTGTTCCCCGAACCTCGAATCCGCGAGCTAAAAGACGGAATCGACGATTCGACGCTCGCACTGTTCACAGGCGTTGGTCACAACCTCGCGACGAGCGAGCCGAGAAAACTCAACGGAATCGTCAAGCGCTTCTTCGAAGGGTTCCGCGGTGACGGCCTCTATCCGTAA
- a CDS encoding DNA topoisomerase VI subunit B has protein sequence MTSFQSTLGEDEGIAEELAKGQREISIAEFFEKNKHMLGFDSGARGLVTAVKEAVDNALDATEEAGIQPDIYVEISEVRDYYRLVIEDNGPGITKEQVPKVFGKLLYGSRFHAREQSRGQQGIGISAAVLYSQLTSGKPAKITSRTQGSADAEYFELVIDTDKNEPEIRTSKTTSWDRPHGTRIELEMEANMRARQQLHDYILHTAVVNPHARFELREPGLDEPMKFERATDQLPAQTTEIRPHPHGVELGTLLKMLAATESYSVSGFLQEEFTRVGAKTSSKVIDAFRDRHFGREMTWKTPAKHEAGELVAVVEDAVANKGKGPTAAFAEELVDIVVGKDRIAHEELVDIVGNVAESVGEETDTSFGETVQENVVEAVWPVLTENRADDIYSIVDEVTTTKKSDAGKVSIARSIATQFAETTGPADRATHDDVKEFVTWAAERTKEREDETYGETARENIIDALWSRMRTVSDDVPKVRDIADDRDVARDLLEGMRETDILAPPTDCLSPITAELVEEGLKKEFDADFYAAATRDAEVHGGDPFIVEAGIAYGGELKSEGSIDLLRFANRVPLVYQQGACTITHVVKDIGWRNYGLDQPGGSGMPNGPAVLMVHVASTNVPFTSESKDALADVPAIQDEVELAIREAARELKSYLSKRRSLQKRRKKQDVLGRILPQMATKLSEVTGREEPNIEGALARIMNNVSVDREVEDGTVTLTVKNYSSTNETPDITDIVSAEPSGLNGEATVVDLDGEWFVKWSPEVSSGESATLTYSVAQDASFDINVDGVEAEKLTVNA, from the coding sequence ATGACGTCGTTCCAGTCGACGCTCGGTGAAGACGAGGGGATTGCAGAGGAGTTGGCGAAAGGCCAGCGAGAGATCTCCATCGCCGAGTTCTTCGAAAAGAACAAGCACATGTTGGGCTTCGACAGTGGAGCCCGCGGGTTGGTCACCGCCGTCAAGGAGGCTGTGGACAACGCGCTCGACGCCACGGAAGAGGCGGGTATCCAACCCGACATCTACGTGGAAATTAGCGAGGTACGCGACTACTACCGCCTCGTCATCGAAGACAACGGGCCGGGCATCACGAAAGAACAGGTGCCCAAAGTGTTCGGGAAACTCCTCTATGGGTCTCGTTTCCACGCACGCGAACAGTCCCGTGGTCAGCAGGGTATCGGTATCTCCGCGGCAGTTCTCTACTCACAACTGACCAGCGGGAAGCCAGCGAAGATTACGAGTCGGACGCAGGGCTCTGCGGACGCCGAATACTTCGAACTCGTCATCGACACGGACAAGAACGAACCCGAGATTCGAACGTCGAAGACCACGTCGTGGGACCGCCCACACGGGACGCGAATCGAGTTAGAGATGGAAGCGAACATGCGGGCACGCCAGCAACTCCACGACTACATTCTCCACACGGCAGTCGTGAACCCGCACGCACGCTTCGAACTCCGAGAACCCGGCCTCGACGAACCGATGAAGTTCGAGCGGGCGACCGACCAACTCCCGGCACAGACGACCGAGATTCGCCCGCACCCTCACGGGGTCGAACTCGGGACACTGCTGAAGATGCTCGCCGCGACGGAGTCGTACTCTGTCTCCGGATTCCTCCAAGAGGAGTTCACCCGCGTCGGGGCGAAGACCTCCAGCAAGGTCATCGACGCCTTCCGCGACCGGCACTTCGGCCGCGAGATGACGTGGAAGACGCCGGCCAAACACGAAGCAGGCGAACTCGTCGCCGTCGTCGAAGACGCCGTCGCCAACAAAGGCAAAGGGCCGACGGCCGCGTTCGCCGAAGAACTCGTGGACATCGTCGTCGGCAAAGACCGCATCGCACACGAGGAACTCGTAGACATCGTCGGCAACGTCGCCGAGTCTGTCGGTGAGGAGACGGACACGTCGTTCGGTGAGACGGTCCAAGAGAACGTCGTCGAAGCGGTGTGGCCCGTCCTCACCGAGAACCGCGCAGACGACATCTACAGCATCGTCGACGAGGTGACGACGACGAAGAAGAGCGACGCCGGCAAGGTGTCGATTGCACGGTCGATTGCGACGCAGTTCGCCGAGACGACCGGCCCTGCGGACCGCGCCACCCACGACGACGTCAAAGAGTTCGTCACGTGGGCGGCCGAGCGAACCAAAGAACGCGAAGACGAGACGTACGGTGAGACTGCCCGCGAGAACATCATCGACGCGCTCTGGTCGCGCATGCGAACCGTCTCGGACGACGTGCCGAAAGTCCGCGACATCGCCGACGACAGAGACGTCGCGCGGGACTTGCTCGAAGGGATGCGCGAGACGGACATCCTCGCACCGCCGACCGACTGTCTGTCGCCCATCACTGCCGAACTCGTCGAAGAAGGGCTGAAAAAGGAGTTCGACGCCGACTTCTATGCCGCGGCAACCCGTGACGCGGAAGTCCACGGCGGCGACCCGTTCATCGTCGAAGCGGGCATCGCCTACGGCGGCGAACTGAAATCCGAGGGCAGCATCGACTTGCTCCGGTTCGCGAACCGTGTCCCCCTCGTCTACCAGCAGGGTGCGTGTACCATCACGCACGTCGTGAAGGACATCGGATGGCGAAACTACGGCCTCGACCAACCGGGTGGCAGCGGCATGCCGAACGGCCCCGCCGTCCTCATGGTTCACGTCGCCTCCACGAACGTTCCGTTCACGAGTGAGTCGAAAGACGCACTCGCCGACGTTCCGGCGATTCAAGACGAGGTCGAACTGGCCATCCGTGAGGCAGCACGCGAACTCAAATCCTACCTCTCGAAGCGCCGGTCGCTCCAGAAGCGCCGGAAGAAACAGGACGTGCTCGGTCGCATCCTCCCGCAGATGGCGACGAAACTCTCGGAGGTCACCGGCCGCGAGGAACCGAACATCGAGGGTGCACTGGCCCGCATCATGAACAACGTGAGTGTCGACCGTGAAGTCGAAGACGGCACGGTGACGCTCACGGTGAAGAACTACTCCAGCACCAACGAGACGCCCGACATCACCGATATCGTCTCTGCCGAACCGAGCGGTCTCAACGGAGAGGCGACGGTGGTCGACCTCGACGGCGAGTGGTTCGTCAAGTGGAGTCCCGAGGTGTCGTCCGGTGAGTCGGCGACACTCACGTACTCGGTTGCACAGGACGCGTCGTTCGACATCAACGTCGACGGCGTCGAAGCAGAGAAACTCACGGTGAACGCATAA
- a CDS encoding MBL fold metallo-hydrolase: protein MSIKHDGLSVSWLGYATVRIESQDGFVVYFDPGRYGVLDDYYARDGDLILVTHDHHYDSDAIEQVADSDATVVAFEGVDAANIDRDVTPVEELPYETIRVSDEDYLTVGGVDVWTLPAFNDPDGPHVKENGEPHHPRGLGCAFHISIGDRTVFWPGDSDVLEGFEHLEVSLFLANIGGTVVMDRHEAADLAETLDPDLVLPIHYDTIPLLEADEEAFVVDVAKRGIPVVLDDPEQV, encoded by the coding sequence ATGAGCATCAAACACGACGGCCTCTCCGTCTCGTGGCTTGGCTACGCCACGGTCCGAATCGAGTCCCAAGATGGCTTCGTCGTCTACTTCGACCCCGGACGCTACGGCGTCCTCGACGACTACTACGCCCGCGACGGCGACCTGATTCTCGTCACGCACGACCACCACTACGACTCGGATGCCATCGAACAGGTCGCCGACAGTGATGCGACCGTCGTGGCATTCGAGGGCGTCGACGCCGCAAACATCGACCGCGACGTGACGCCAGTCGAAGAACTTCCGTACGAGACGATTCGCGTCAGCGACGAAGACTACCTCACCGTCGGCGGCGTCGACGTGTGGACACTCCCGGCGTTCAACGACCCGGACGGCCCGCACGTCAAGGAGAACGGCGAACCACACCACCCGCGCGGACTGGGCTGTGCGTTCCACATCTCTATCGGCGACCGGACCGTCTTCTGGCCGGGCGACTCCGACGTGCTGGAGGGCTTCGAGCATCTCGAAGTCTCGCTATTCCTCGCGAACATCGGCGGGACGGTCGTGATGGACCGCCACGAGGCCGCCGACCTCGCGGAGACGCTGGACCCCGACCTCGTGTTGCCCATCCACTACGATACGATTCCACTCCTCGAAGCAGACGAAGAAGCGTTCGTCGTTGACGTGGCAAAACGTGGGATTCCGGTCGTCCTCGACGACCCCGAACAGGTCTAG
- the ligA gene encoding ATP-dependent DNA ligase LigA, producing the protein MQFAEFATRAAEIETESADLAVVSLLSDLFRDSGDDLSTVARFVQGRVFPAWDSTTLDIGPRLCHEAIARAAGPNVSADDVEDRLADLGEIGAVAASYDFGGQRGLAAFGGGGQDTLTVAELDSELRALAAASGSGSEDTKLKTLYGLFNRTEPDEARFLARLVLSEMRIGVGEGSVRDAIAEAFLVAPEDAVAIRDDDTDSETEAAARERRDGAIASVARALQVSNDYGMVAEITRNEGEAGLDEVRLEVGRPVQAMLAQAGTAADALEEWDAVAVETKFDGARVQVHHDESGNVSLFSRNMEDVTDPLPEVVEFVEETVDDPVILDGEVVAMDDDGEPLPFQEILRRFRRKHDVGRMREEVRVELRAFDCLHAAGDDLLTEPLTTRHDRLATVLGPESDAVSDLLLSEDADEIAAYETEALDTGHEGIMLKNPDAPYSPGDRGKNWLKRKPDVETLDLVVTGAEWGEGRRAKFLGTFLLSARVDSETGDGDGFETIGKVATGITDEQLVELTDLLEPEIEQESGKDVDIRPSVVFEVGYEEIQQSPTYSSGYALRFPRFVTVREDKTAETADTLERVERLAESQ; encoded by the coding sequence ATGCAGTTCGCCGAGTTCGCAACCCGCGCCGCCGAAATCGAGACAGAGAGCGCGGACCTCGCCGTCGTCTCGCTCCTCTCCGACCTGTTTCGCGACTCGGGTGACGACCTCTCGACGGTCGCCCGATTCGTGCAAGGACGCGTCTTCCCGGCGTGGGACTCGACGACGCTCGATATCGGCCCCCGCCTCTGCCACGAGGCGATTGCCCGCGCTGCGGGACCGAACGTCTCTGCGGACGACGTCGAAGACCGACTCGCGGACCTCGGCGAGATTGGTGCCGTCGCCGCGAGTTACGATTTCGGTGGCCAACGCGGCCTCGCTGCGTTCGGAGGCGGTGGGCAGGACACTCTCACTGTCGCCGAGCTCGATTCCGAGCTTCGTGCGCTCGCCGCTGCCTCGGGGTCTGGGAGTGAAGATACGAAGCTCAAGACACTCTACGGCCTGTTCAACCGAACCGAACCGGACGAAGCGCGCTTCCTCGCACGACTCGTCCTCTCGGAGATGCGAATCGGCGTCGGTGAAGGGAGCGTCCGCGACGCGATCGCCGAAGCGTTCCTCGTCGCGCCCGAAGACGCGGTCGCAATCCGCGACGACGACACTGATTCAGAGACGGAGGCGGCCGCCCGTGAACGACGCGACGGCGCCATCGCGAGCGTCGCGCGGGCCCTGCAAGTCTCGAACGACTACGGCATGGTCGCAGAGATTACGCGCAACGAGGGCGAAGCAGGCCTCGACGAGGTACGCCTCGAAGTCGGTCGACCGGTTCAGGCGATGCTCGCGCAGGCCGGCACGGCGGCAGATGCACTCGAAGAGTGGGACGCTGTTGCCGTCGAGACCAAGTTCGACGGCGCTCGCGTGCAGGTCCATCACGACGAATCCGGCAACGTGTCGTTGTTCTCGCGGAACATGGAGGACGTGACGGACCCGCTCCCCGAAGTCGTCGAGTTCGTCGAAGAGACCGTCGACGACCCGGTCATCCTCGATGGCGAGGTCGTCGCGATGGACGACGACGGCGAACCACTTCCGTTTCAGGAGATTCTCCGCCGGTTCCGCCGCAAACACGACGTCGGGCGGATGCGCGAGGAGGTCCGCGTCGAACTCCGGGCGTTCGACTGCCTCCACGCAGCCGGCGACGACCTGTTGACCGAACCACTGACGACTCGACACGACCGACTGGCGACGGTTCTCGGACCGGAGTCGGACGCCGTCTCCGACCTGCTTCTCTCGGAGGACGCCGACGAAATCGCCGCCTACGAGACCGAGGCACTCGACACTGGCCACGAGGGAATCATGCTGAAGAATCCCGACGCTCCGTACTCGCCGGGTGACCGCGGGAAGAACTGGCTGAAACGGAAACCCGACGTGGAGACGCTGGACCTCGTCGTCACCGGCGCCGAGTGGGGCGAAGGCCGCCGAGCCAAGTTCCTCGGAACGTTCCTGCTTTCGGCCCGCGTCGACAGCGAGACGGGCGATGGTGACGGATTCGAGACCATCGGAAAGGTTGCGACAGGAATCACCGACGAGCAACTCGTCGAACTCACCGACCTCCTCGAACCCGAAATCGAACAGGAGTCCGGCAAAGATGTCGATATCCGCCCGTCGGTCGTCTTCGAAGTCGGCTACGAGGAGATTCAGCAGTCACCGACGTACTCGTCGGGGTACGCGCTCCGGTTCCCACGATTCGTCACCGTTCGGGAAGACAAGACTGCAGAGACAGCAGACACGCTCGAACGCGTCGAGCGACTAGCGGAATCGCAGTAG
- a CDS encoding DNA topoisomerase IV subunit A gives MASESKTSEEIARERLIDLAAEFYDQFDRGEIPEMKLPTRTKSNIEYDEDSHVWVYGDRTSTRSANSVRGARKLLKATYTIEFLARQLDEDRSSTLRELYYLSESWDAEEAHFSDQDESNQLVEDLEIVSNVTREDLHMRPEESGATLMGPLKIREQTRRGEREIHCQGDVGEGGYQIPNNPDTIDFLEHDIDFVMCVETGGMRDRLIENGFDEDYNALIVHLKGQPARATRRITKRLHDELDLPVVVFTDGDPWSYRIFGSVAYGSIKSAHLSEYLATPEARFVGIQPQDIVDYDLPTDPLADSDINALQSELEDPRFMTDYWEEQIELQLDIGKKAEQQALAARGLDFVTDEYLPTRLDEMGII, from the coding sequence ATGGCATCCGAATCCAAGACGTCCGAGGAGATCGCCCGCGAACGGCTTATCGACCTCGCAGCGGAGTTCTACGACCAGTTCGACCGCGGGGAGATTCCCGAGATGAAGCTCCCGACGCGGACGAAGAGCAACATCGAATACGACGAAGACTCGCACGTGTGGGTCTACGGCGACCGAACCTCGACGCGGTCGGCAAACAGCGTCCGCGGCGCGCGGAAACTGCTGAAAGCCACGTACACCATCGAGTTCCTCGCGCGCCAACTCGACGAGGACCGCTCGTCCACCCTTCGTGAACTCTACTACCTCTCTGAGTCGTGGGACGCCGAGGAGGCGCACTTCTCCGACCAGGACGAGTCGAACCAACTCGTCGAAGACCTCGAAATCGTCTCGAACGTCACGCGTGAGGACCTCCACATGCGGCCCGAAGAGTCGGGTGCGACGCTCATGGGTCCATTGAAGATCCGTGAACAGACGCGCCGTGGCGAACGCGAGATTCACTGTCAGGGCGACGTCGGCGAAGGTGGCTACCAGATTCCGAACAACCCCGATACCATCGACTTCCTCGAACACGACATCGACTTCGTGATGTGCGTCGAGACCGGTGGTATGCGTGACCGCCTCATCGAAAACGGATTCGACGAGGACTACAACGCGCTTATCGTCCACCTGAAGGGACAACCGGCCCGTGCGACCCGTCGCATCACCAAGCGACTCCACGACGAACTCGACCTGCCCGTCGTGGTCTTCACAGACGGTGACCCGTGGTCGTACCGCATCTTCGGCTCTGTCGCCTACGGGTCCATCAAGTCGGCACACCTCTCTGAGTACCTCGCCACGCCGGAAGCCCGGTTCGTGGGTATCCAACCGCAGGATATCGTCGACTACGACCTGCCGACCGACCCACTCGCGGACTCGGACATCAACGCCCTCCAGTCGGAACTCGAAGACCCGCGCTTCATGACCGACTACTGGGAAGAACAAATCGAGCTGCAACTCGACATCGGGAAGAAGGCAGAACAGCAGGCACTCGCGGCCCGCGGGCTGGACTTCGTCACCGACGAATATCTGCCCACGCGTCTCGACGAGATGGGCATCATCTAA